One genomic segment of Musa acuminata AAA Group cultivar baxijiao chromosome BXJ3-3, Cavendish_Baxijiao_AAA, whole genome shotgun sequence includes these proteins:
- the LOC103978758 gene encoding transcription factor bHLH25: MEASASPCYSDMGMEQSFFDQWEWTALDQLSADQLGVGLLRDVEPSPSSESHASFPKKATKTDASWPRILSFGRPESPICHSALYVPTMRPKEEMAVPIPGGSKRDYDTMSGQGSKRANMAARTASHNAEHVVAERKRREKLSQRFIALSAVVPGLKKMDKASVLGDAIEYLKRLEEQVKSLEDQVAKRQAEKAVLVKKSRLGADDDDSSSDEHPCGRPAPEIEARVCDKAVLIKIHCENRKGVLVKALSEIEKLHLSVGNTSVIPFAAASLDITVMTQMEEEFCVTAKEVVKKLNSAFRQRSVR, from the exons ATGGAGGCATCGGCATCTCCGTGCTACTCCGACATG GGAATGGAGCAGAGTTTCTTTGATCAGTGGGAATGGACTGCTCTGGATCAGCTCAGCGCAGACCAACTGGGAGTGGGCCTCCTGCGAGATGTAGAACCGTCTCCCTCCTCTGAAAGCCATGCTTCGTTTCCCAAGAAGGCCACCAAGACCGACGCCTCGTGGCCAAGAATTCTATCGTTTGGCAGGCCGGAATCACCCATCTGTCACTCCGCTCTCTATGTTCCGACGATGAGGCCGAAAGAAGAGATGGCTGTGCCGATCCCCGGTGGCTCGAAGAGGGACTACGACACCATGTCGGGGCAGGGTTCCAAGAGGGCAAACATGGCGGCGAGGACGGCCTCTCATAACGCGGAACACGTCGTGGCCGAGAGGAAACGCAGAGAGAAGCTTAGCCAGAGATTCATCGCACTCTCCGCAGTAGTTCCTGGTCTAAAGAAG ATGGACAAGGCCTCCGTTCTCGGGGACGCCATCGAGTACCTGAAGCGACTCGAAGAGCAGGTCAAGTCTCTGGAAGATCAAGTTGCGAAGAGGCAGGCGGAGAAGGCGGTGCTCGTCAAGAAGTCTCGGCTCGGCGCCGACGATGACGACAGCTCCTCCGACGAACACCCATGCGGCAGGCCTGCTCCCGAGATCGAGGCCAGAGTGTGCGACAAGGCTGTCCTCATCAAGATCCACTGCGAGAACCGCAAGGGCGTGCTggtgaaagctctctccgagatcGAGAAGCTCCACCTTTCCGTGGGGAACACCAGCGTCATACCTTTCGCCGCTGCTTCTCTCGACATCACCGTCATGACCCAG ATGGAAGAGGAGTTCTGCGTGACGGCCAAAGAGGTGGTGAAGAAGCTGAACTCCGCTTTCAGACAACGGTCGGTGCGTTGA